A DNA window from Myxococcales bacterium contains the following coding sequences:
- a CDS encoding DUF4380 domain-containing protein, protein MVMETIPYGGWKRALRLGNGVVELLATLEVGPRILRFGFVGGANVLKEIPEELGGQGEAQFMMRGGHRLWTSPEDPARTFAPDNGPVDEERLAGSVALTTPADPDTGLERTMRLVLDETKPRLTIEHVIRNRSAHSHTLAPWALTVLAPGGTAVFPLPAYAPHPGNAGKSATDFAPQLSLALWPYFRFTDRRFTFGDRFVRIQQDPRARGPAKIGAGLREAWAAYQLADLVFIKRFPFDEGRVYPDGNCNFESYTDAGILELESLGALSKLEPGDEVLHTETWSLHERPAGFDVTSASEDLLAATFAPWLGNS, encoded by the coding sequence ATGGTCATGGAAACCATCCCCTACGGGGGGTGGAAGAGGGCGCTTCGTCTTGGCAATGGGGTTGTGGAACTTCTTGCGACCCTGGAGGTGGGTCCTCGCATTCTCCGCTTCGGTTTCGTGGGCGGGGCCAACGTGCTCAAGGAGATCCCCGAGGAGCTCGGGGGCCAAGGTGAAGCGCAGTTCATGATGCGCGGGGGGCACCGCCTGTGGACCTCGCCGGAAGATCCCGCGCGCACCTTCGCGCCCGATAACGGCCCCGTCGATGAGGAGAGGCTGGCAGGCTCGGTGGCGCTCACCACACCGGCCGACCCTGACACCGGGCTCGAACGCACCATGCGCCTCGTTCTCGACGAGACGAAGCCCCGCCTGACGATCGAGCACGTGATCAGGAACCGCTCGGCGCACAGCCACACTCTCGCCCCCTGGGCCCTCACCGTCCTGGCCCCAGGAGGCACCGCGGTTTTCCCCCTGCCCGCCTACGCGCCTCATCCGGGCAATGCGGGAAAAAGCGCCACGGACTTTGCTCCCCAGCTGTCGCTCGCGCTGTGGCCATATTTTCGGTTCACCGATCGACGCTTCACTTTCGGCGATCGCTTCGTGCGCATCCAACAGGATCCGCGCGCCCGGGGCCCAGCCAAGATCGGCGCCGGGCTACGCGAGGCCTGGGCCGCGTACCAACTCGCAGACCTCGTCTTCATCAAGCGATTCCCCTTCGATGAGGGGCGTGTTTACCCCGATGGCAACTGCAACTTCGAGAGTTATACCGATGCGGGCATCCTCGAGCTCGAATCACTGGGTGCGCTGAGCAAGCTCGAGCCTGGAGATGAGGTGCTTCATACGGAGACCTGGTCACTTCACGAGCGCCCAGCGGGCTTCGACGTGACTTCCGCGAGCGAGGACCTCCTCGCAGCAACCTTCGCGCCGTGGCTGGGCAACTCGTAG
- a CDS encoding ABC transporter permease subunit — protein sequence MRRRLNHIALVFGKELKETLRDRRTLAVMVLFPLVVYPLLSLLIGQVVTDREARYEDKPLRVAVSPEATVRALLAAGERDGQFKLAWVEGAGPTDVGTQKLDLYIEETTPKKAPPSPIRLVFDSSREESIRAEQRISTHLGKQLVPGSAYAFDVGSHDVGTPAAKGGYLLSKVVPLLVALMVILGAFYPAIDTTAGERERGTLETTLVAPIARTDLLTGKVLAVATLALVTGLANLGSLSATFVQLARTADADGLPLPWGRLAATALILPPAAIMFAAIMVMAATAAKSFKEAQNYLTPIYFLFFAPAVAASLGEFPLTLGAALVPGLNLTLLSRDLILGEAGFSQMAVFLASSLAVTALALSVASRLFDSERLLAVDTRKKRTRGRAAGALPRAGQPEARPLDAADGAVGFALAVIVFWLLAPFSQRHMLAGTLVSQWVGMAGLALAYVRVRGLPLAPSLALSWPSRVHVLAALALGAGAWMVVGVLTQWLLPPSPEVVRALRTMLQTFPAPVALLLFALTPALCEELLFRGLLLQAFLRRFPPGLAILLVSLLFGLFHFSLDRLLPTAVLGLLLGLATWRTGSLLPAMLIHGLNNGILVALAVSGQDQALDDVKGGGAALVLLGTLTSLAIGLWLLWRRPVGGNATHIV from the coding sequence ATGAGGCGAAGGCTCAACCACATCGCGCTCGTCTTCGGCAAGGAACTCAAGGAAACGCTGCGGGATCGTCGCACCCTCGCCGTGATGGTGCTGTTTCCCCTGGTGGTCTACCCCTTGCTTTCATTATTGATCGGGCAGGTGGTCACAGACCGAGAAGCACGCTACGAGGACAAACCGCTGCGCGTGGCGGTGAGCCCGGAGGCCACCGTGCGCGCCCTCCTCGCCGCGGGGGAGCGTGACGGGCAGTTCAAGCTCGCATGGGTCGAAGGAGCTGGCCCCACAGACGTCGGCACACAAAAGCTCGACCTCTACATCGAAGAGACGACCCCCAAGAAGGCTCCGCCGTCTCCGATCCGCCTCGTCTTCGATAGCAGCCGCGAAGAATCCATCCGCGCGGAGCAGCGGATCTCCACACACCTCGGCAAGCAGCTGGTGCCGGGAAGCGCCTATGCCTTCGACGTCGGAAGTCACGATGTAGGAACCCCTGCGGCCAAGGGCGGCTACCTCCTTTCGAAGGTCGTGCCCCTGCTCGTGGCGCTGATGGTGATCTTGGGCGCGTTTTACCCCGCCATCGATACCACCGCGGGAGAAAGAGAGAGAGGCACGCTCGAAACGACGCTGGTCGCGCCGATCGCGCGCACGGATCTGCTGACCGGAAAGGTCTTGGCGGTCGCCACGCTGGCGCTGGTCACGGGGCTTGCCAATCTGGGATCTCTGTCGGCCACCTTCGTTCAGCTGGCGCGAACCGCCGACGCGGACGGCCTGCCCCTCCCGTGGGGCCGCCTGGCCGCAACCGCGCTCATCTTGCCGCCGGCAGCCATCATGTTCGCCGCCATCATGGTGATGGCTGCCACCGCAGCCAAGAGCTTCAAGGAAGCCCAGAACTATCTGACACCGATTTACTTCTTGTTTTTTGCTCCCGCCGTGGCCGCAAGCCTGGGCGAGTTTCCGCTGACGCTCGGTGCGGCCCTGGTCCCTGGGCTAAACCTCACCTTGCTGTCGCGCGACCTCATCTTGGGGGAGGCGGGGTTTTCTCAAATGGCCGTGTTCCTCGCCTCCAGCCTGGCCGTGACCGCCCTGGCGCTGTCGGTGGCCAGCCGGCTCTTTGATTCGGAGCGTCTCCTGGCCGTGGACACGCGAAAGAAACGGACGCGCGGCCGCGCCGCAGGCGCCCTGCCCCGCGCAGGGCAGCCCGAGGCCCGTCCTTTGGACGCAGCGGACGGCGCGGTGGGCTTCGCCCTCGCGGTGATCGTGTTTTGGCTGCTCGCTCCGTTCAGCCAACGCCACATGTTGGCAGGCACCCTCGTGTCGCAATGGGTGGGCATGGCCGGTCTGGCGTTGGCCTATGTCCGCGTGCGAGGGCTGCCGCTCGCGCCCTCGCTCGCGCTTTCGTGGCCCTCACGCGTCCATGTTCTGGCGGCGTTGGCCCTGGGAGCTGGGGCGTGGATGGTGGTGGGCGTGTTGACCCAGTGGCTGCTGCCCCCGAGCCCTGAGGTCGTGCGCGCGCTGCGGACGATGCTGCAGACCTTCCCCGCGCCTGTCGCGCTGCTGCTGTTTGCACTCACCCCTGCCCTCTGCGAAGAGCTCCTGTTTCGGGGCCTGCTTCTTCAGGCGTTCCTGCGGCGCTTCCCCCCGGGACTTGCCATCCTGCTCGTGAGCCTGCTCTTCGGCCTCTTTCACTTCAGCCTCGACCGCCTCCTGCCCACGGCCGTTTTAGGCCTGCTGCTGGGGCTTGCCACGTGGCGTACGGGTTCGCTGTTGCCTGCCATGCTCATCCATGGCCTGAACAACGGGATCCTCGTGGCCCTGGCCGTAAGCGGTCAAGACCAGGCCCTGGACGACGTGAAGGGAGGGGGAGCCGCCCTCGTGCTGCTGGGCACCCTGACCAGTTTGGCTATTGGTCTTTGGCTCCTGTGGCGTCGCCCGGTTGGAGGCAACGCGACGCATATTGTATGA
- a CDS encoding nucleotide sugar dehydrogenase — protein MSKLLERIKSRQANVVVVGAGYVGLPLAVEVAQSGFPTVTYDKSTGKVEAVNRGESYIGDVPSKVLAPLVKEGRLQASADPDVLKTADAIIICVPTPLNKTKDPDNSFILDAADMIASRMRPGQLIVLESTTFPGFTREVLVPKLSSSGLEAGRDYFVAFSPERVDPGNPKFHTKNTPKVIGADSEEGLAAATALYASFIDTLVPVSNTDTAEMVKLLENTFRAVNIGLVNEVAIMCQHLGLNTWEVIEAAATKPFGFMPFFPGPGLGGHCIPIDPLYLSWKLKTLKYQARFIELADNINSGMPGFVVSRVTDALNDRNKSVRGSKVLVSGVSYKRDIDDVRESPAIDIIELLRKRGAEVSYYDPHVAAVNAETTHGALAQEVPAAALQDAGSFDCVLITTDHRAVDYAQLVANAQLVVDTRNATKALRQEHGHKIVSL, from the coding sequence ATGAGCAAACTTCTCGAACGGATCAAGTCTCGTCAGGCAAACGTGGTGGTGGTGGGGGCCGGTTACGTCGGGCTCCCGCTGGCGGTGGAGGTGGCCCAGTCGGGTTTCCCCACGGTGACGTACGACAAGTCGACGGGCAAGGTGGAGGCTGTCAACCGGGGCGAATCCTACATCGGGGACGTGCCCTCGAAGGTGCTCGCTCCCCTCGTCAAGGAAGGCCGCCTGCAGGCATCGGCAGATCCCGATGTGCTGAAGACGGCAGATGCGATCATCATTTGCGTACCCACGCCGCTCAACAAAACGAAGGATCCCGATAACTCCTTCATCCTCGACGCCGCCGACATGATCGCCTCGCGCATGCGGCCCGGGCAGCTCATCGTCCTCGAGAGCACCACCTTCCCCGGATTCACCCGGGAAGTGTTGGTGCCGAAGCTCTCCTCGAGCGGGCTCGAGGCGGGGCGCGATTACTTCGTCGCGTTCTCACCCGAACGCGTCGACCCCGGCAACCCGAAGTTCCACACCAAGAACACCCCGAAGGTGATCGGTGCCGACAGCGAAGAGGGGCTGGCGGCGGCCACCGCGCTCTACGCCAGCTTCATCGATACGTTGGTACCCGTCTCGAACACCGATACGGCCGAGATGGTGAAGCTTCTCGAGAACACCTTTCGGGCCGTGAACATCGGCCTCGTCAATGAGGTGGCGATCATGTGCCAGCACCTCGGGCTCAATACCTGGGAAGTCATCGAAGCGGCTGCCACGAAGCCCTTCGGCTTCATGCCTTTTTTCCCGGGGCCGGGACTTGGGGGGCACTGCATCCCGATCGATCCCCTGTACCTGTCCTGGAAGCTGAAGACGCTCAAGTACCAGGCCCGCTTCATCGAGCTGGCCGACAACATCAACTCGGGCATGCCGGGCTTCGTCGTGTCTCGAGTCACCGATGCCTTAAACGACCGCAACAAATCGGTGCGAGGCTCGAAGGTGTTGGTCAGCGGCGTTTCCTACAAGCGCGACATCGACGACGTGCGGGAATCGCCCGCCATCGACATCATCGAGCTGCTCCGCAAGCGCGGCGCCGAGGTGTCCTACTACGATCCGCACGTCGCAGCGGTGAACGCCGAGACCACGCACGGCGCACTTGCGCAGGAAGTTCCGGCGGCGGCCCTCCAGGATGCCGGCTCCTTCGATTGCGTTCTCATCACCACCGATCACCGTGCCGTCGACTACGCACAACTCGTGGCGAACGCGCAGCTGGTGGTCGACACGCGCAACGCCACCAAGGCGCTCCGGCAGGAACACGGCCACAAGATCGTGTCCCTGTAA
- a CDS encoding ABC transporter ATP-binding protein has translation MPDDAFISCQELQKRFGDIVAVASVSFRVRAGEIYGLLGPNGAGKTTTLRVLAGLLTPSGGQALVAGVDVARDPDGAKRRLGFLSGGAGLYGRLTAREILSYTGRIYDMSRPRIAARIAELTTTLDLAAFLDQRAETLSTGQKQRVSLARAVFHDPPVLILDEPTSGLDVLASQGLRTFVLDEKTRGKAIVMSTHYLAEAELICDRVGFVHAGRIVKEGTPAALRAETHSASLEQAFLSVVLGERAAGLAAPVEAP, from the coding sequence GTGCCCGACGACGCGTTCATCAGCTGCCAGGAGCTTCAGAAGCGCTTTGGCGACATCGTCGCTGTGGCCAGCGTCTCGTTCAGGGTGCGCGCTGGGGAGATCTACGGCTTGCTCGGCCCGAACGGGGCTGGCAAGACCACCACCTTGCGTGTGCTGGCGGGCCTGCTCACGCCGAGCGGAGGCCAGGCCCTCGTTGCAGGTGTGGACGTGGCACGAGACCCGGACGGCGCCAAGCGACGTCTCGGCTTTCTCAGCGGAGGCGCCGGCCTCTACGGACGTCTGACGGCACGCGAGATCCTCAGCTACACGGGGCGCATCTACGACATGTCCCGCCCCCGCATCGCCGCGCGCATAGCGGAACTCACGACCACACTCGATCTCGCAGCCTTCCTCGATCAGCGCGCCGAGACCTTGTCGACAGGCCAAAAGCAGCGGGTGTCGCTCGCCCGGGCGGTGTTTCACGATCCGCCGGTGCTCATCCTCGATGAACCCACCTCGGGTCTCGACGTGCTCGCCAGCCAGGGTCTGCGGACCTTCGTGCTCGATGAGAAGACGCGCGGCAAGGCGATTGTGATGTCCACGCACTACCTGGCAGAAGCCGAGCTCATCTGCGATCGCGTCGGCTTCGTGCACGCGGGCCGTATCGTGAAGGAGGGCACACCCGCCGCTTTGCGCGCGGAAACCCACTCTGCGAGCCTTGAACAAGCGTTCTTGTCGGTGGTCCTGGGGGAACGGGCGGCCGGGCTCGCCGCCCCCGTGGAGGCCCCATGA
- a CDS encoding HU family DNA-binding protein, translated as MAATKGPLSKSALIQTIADKTELARKDVKGILETLGALGQQELKKNGLFVVPGLVRMLVQKKPATKARKGVNPFTGEPAVFKAKPARKVIKARPVKAAKDAVG; from the coding sequence ATGGCCGCCACAAAAGGTCCGCTTTCCAAGTCCGCCCTGATCCAGACGATCGCCGACAAGACCGAGCTCGCCCGTAAAGATGTCAAAGGCATCCTCGAGACGCTCGGCGCCTTGGGGCAGCAAGAGCTCAAGAAGAACGGTTTGTTCGTCGTACCCGGGCTGGTGCGCATGCTCGTACAGAAGAAGCCGGCCACCAAGGCACGCAAGGGCGTCAACCCCTTTACGGGCGAGCCTGCCGTGTTCAAGGCCAAGCCTGCACGCAAGGTGATCAAGGCCCGGCCCGTGAAGGCCGCCAAGGACGCCGTCGGCTGA
- a CDS encoding P-loop NTPase, with protein MAWTERLLMTQAEKRTRIISVGGGKGGVGKSIVSCNLAVALAQLGHRTVLADLDLGAANQHLLLGIDRPLPGIEALLSRGHEDVRASLTPTQVPNLSLLAGTGAVMGAANIGHNQKLKIIRKLRALDADVVIVDVGAGVGYNVLDFFELGAQRLVVTTPQVTAIHDAYSFLKGAVLRTLAHHAQTARERRVLSEAESSGEGEKVIDLLGKIRAQDPVWAERISRVLERFGASLVGNQVTSASQTGVFHAVSKMIRDYLGISVPIVGWLKDSKAIADSVNDRAPLILTRDAEYGRALRAMAETLLVEDVPLEEDLLEIESDLLLEDEDREPETNLAPDALHLPETSEGPRLPKAAAATAKEGYFGNGKVRIYLPPRRKKRPPQKARVEETGRRRRRVTLPGMPPEMARVAVGARKLQSS; from the coding sequence ATGGCTTGGACGGAGCGGCTCTTGATGACTCAGGCGGAAAAACGAACTCGCATCATTAGCGTCGGTGGCGGCAAGGGCGGCGTGGGCAAGAGCATCGTGTCGTGCAACCTCGCTGTGGCCTTGGCCCAGCTTGGGCACCGCACGGTGCTGGCAGACCTCGATCTGGGCGCCGCCAACCAGCACCTGTTGCTCGGCATCGATCGCCCCCTGCCCGGCATCGAGGCGCTGCTCTCGCGCGGCCACGAGGACGTGCGCGCAAGCCTCACGCCCACGCAGGTGCCGAACCTGAGTTTGCTCGCGGGCACGGGGGCCGTGATGGGTGCGGCAAACATCGGCCACAACCAGAAACTGAAGATCATCCGCAAGCTGCGCGCCCTGGACGCGGACGTGGTGATCGTGGATGTGGGCGCGGGCGTGGGCTACAACGTGCTCGACTTCTTCGAGCTCGGCGCGCAGCGGCTCGTCGTGACGACCCCACAGGTCACGGCGATCCACGACGCCTATTCCTTCCTCAAGGGCGCCGTGCTGCGGACGCTTGCCCATCACGCGCAAACCGCACGCGAGCGCCGTGTGCTCAGCGAAGCCGAGAGCAGTGGCGAGGGCGAGAAGGTGATCGATCTGCTCGGAAAGATTCGGGCCCAGGATCCTGTCTGGGCCGAGCGCATCTCTCGGGTGCTCGAACGCTTCGGGGCCTCGCTCGTCGGTAACCAGGTCACGAGCGCGAGCCAAACGGGCGTGTTCCACGCGGTCTCGAAGATGATCCGCGACTACCTGGGCATCTCGGTGCCCATCGTGGGCTGGCTCAAAGACTCGAAGGCCATCGCTGACTCGGTCAACGATCGCGCGCCCCTCATCCTCACCCGGGATGCCGAGTACGGCCGGGCGCTGCGGGCAATGGCGGAGACCTTGCTGGTGGAAGACGTGCCGCTCGAAGAGGATCTGCTCGAAATCGAGTCGGACCTCCTGCTCGAAGACGAGGATCGCGAGCCCGAGACGAACCTCGCCCCCGATGCCCTCCACCTACCCGAAACATCGGAGGGCCCCCGCCTCCCCAAGGCCGCCGCGGCGACGGCCAAGGAGGGCTACTTCGGCAACGGCAAGGTTCGCATCTACCTGCCACCCCGCCGCAAAAAACGCCCGCCGCAAAAGGCCCGGGTCGAAGAAACGGGCCGACGCCGCAGGCGCGTCACCTTGCCCGGCATGCCACCGGAGATGGCACGAGTCGCCGTGGGAGCCCGTAAGCTTCAGAGTTCCTGA
- a CDS encoding ChaN family lipoprotein, producing MPFLRAWPLLFVAALGACDGEDASVLTPDADTGAGPTFAGPAPALAASPGFGAPPRLAFRVLAGRGNGAVVDPDAMLAALRNAEAVCLGETHESFAVQSMQLLVADRLRAAAPDADLALGFEMFQRPFQDALDDFSSGRIDQGTLRTRSEYDTRWGWSWENYAPLVQHGRDHGHPLRALSAARELTARVSQVGVSGLSAEEQAQMPELDLGDQAHRAWFRNIIQAVHPELTEAGFERFYTTQVIWDESMAEGSASWQKAAPGRRVLIFAGRYHCVDMAIPNRLKRRGLSRVMGLQIVEDDPAEVAQALALDPADFIVPVTLTP from the coding sequence ATGCCGTTTTTGCGGGCGTGGCCCTTGTTGTTCGTGGCGGCCCTCGGCGCCTGTGATGGCGAGGACGCGTCGGTGCTCACGCCCGACGCGGACACCGGTGCAGGCCCAACCTTTGCGGGCCCGGCGCCCGCGCTTGCGGCCTCCCCGGGATTCGGGGCGCCCCCCCGCCTCGCCTTCCGCGTGTTGGCCGGGCGTGGGAACGGCGCCGTCGTCGATCCCGATGCGATGCTGGCGGCCCTCCGCAACGCTGAAGCCGTGTGCCTCGGCGAGACTCACGAAAGTTTCGCCGTCCAGTCGATGCAGCTTCTGGTCGCCGACCGCCTGCGCGCTGCCGCACCCGATGCCGACCTGGCCCTGGGCTTCGAGATGTTCCAGCGCCCCTTTCAAGACGCCCTCGACGACTTCTCCTCGGGGCGCATCGACCAGGGCACGTTGCGTACGCGTTCCGAGTACGACACGCGCTGGGGCTGGTCGTGGGAAAACTACGCGCCCCTCGTGCAGCACGGCCGCGACCACGGACATCCCTTGCGCGCGCTCAGCGCCGCACGAGAGCTCACCGCGCGGGTGTCGCAGGTGGGTGTGAGTGGGCTGAGTGCCGAAGAGCAAGCTCAGATGCCGGAGCTCGACCTTGGCGATCAAGCCCACCGGGCCTGGTTTCGCAACATCATCCAGGCCGTTCATCCCGAACTCACCGAAGCCGGCTTCGAGCGCTTCTACACGACACAGGTCATTTGGGACGAGTCCATGGCCGAAGGCAGTGCCTCCTGGCAAAAGGCAGCGCCGGGCCGGCGCGTGCTGATCTTCGCCGGCCGCTATCACTGCGTGGACATGGCGATCCCCAACCGTCTCAAGCGTCGAGGCCTGAGCCGCGTGATGGGTTTGCAGATCGTCGAGGACGACCCCGCCGAGGTGGCGCAGGCCCTTGCCCTTGATCCTGCCGACTTCATCGTGCCCGTGACGCTGACCCCCTGA
- a CDS encoding Crp/Fnr family transcriptional regulator, giving the protein MLSADQKKVLGLLRKVPLLAGLANEVLERLATSAKGETFKARQVVYLPGDRSYGVHLIVEGRVKVSKVTRDGKELTLAYRTSGDFFGEACVLDGGPREEMVESMESTATVELVREEFERLMHDAPEFTRRLTLALMQRQRELEAKVEQLIFKDVGSKLAELLLRLGDEHGVAGKRGITLSVKITHQEMANLIGSTRETVSLTLSQFKRKGYIDTEGRRVILADVEALKALA; this is encoded by the coding sequence ATGCTGAGCGCGGATCAGAAAAAGGTTTTGGGTCTGTTGCGGAAAGTGCCGCTGCTGGCTGGGCTCGCAAACGAGGTCCTCGAGCGTCTCGCCACCTCCGCGAAGGGTGAGACCTTCAAGGCACGCCAGGTCGTTTACCTGCCCGGCGACCGCTCGTACGGCGTTCACCTCATCGTCGAAGGCCGCGTCAAAGTGTCGAAGGTGACCCGGGACGGCAAAGAACTCACGCTGGCTTACCGAACCTCAGGGGATTTTTTCGGCGAGGCGTGTGTTCTCGACGGCGGCCCCCGGGAAGAGATGGTCGAATCGATGGAGTCCACCGCCACCGTCGAGCTGGTGCGCGAAGAATTCGAGCGCCTCATGCACGACGCCCCCGAGTTCACCCGGCGGCTCACCCTGGCGCTGATGCAGAGGCAGCGCGAACTCGAAGCCAAGGTCGAGCAACTCATTTTCAAGGATGTGGGCTCGAAGCTGGCCGAACTGCTTCTGCGCCTTGGCGATGAACACGGCGTCGCGGGTAAACGAGGCATCACGCTCAGCGTGAAGATCACCCACCAGGAAATGGCCAACCTCATTGGCTCGACTCGAGAAACCGTGTCGCTCACGCTGTCCCAGTTCAAGCGCAAGGGTTACATCGACACCGAAGGCCGTCGCGTGATCCTGGCCGACGTCGAGGCGCTCAAGGCGCTCGCCTGA
- a CDS encoding thioredoxin family protein yields MPTSLTNRLSHLLFLGLIVALAPARAQGAPPKSPHARVTLLADRAAASPTGTLELGLLFDLDPDWHIYWKNPGDSGQAPKVTWKVPAGFAVSTLDWPVPQRIASGPLMNYGYGHQALFRATLHALPGEAEASKTLDVAANVRFLICREDCIPGEADVALSLPVVPAGADAPPSPSAPLFAQAQAAAPSSLGPVQVSDQGTHVALAFTRPEGVPAGTAFVLVPETPLVIANAVPQAQEDSGDTVRVLAEKSDPATPVLALSGLLLAETTPARVYAFEGQLIPSGAAPAAKPVKIGSSVPAQPPREEEGGTTLWVALGLAFLGGMLLNLMPCVFPVLSLKILGFVSHAHDPKEARRHGWAYTAGVFASFWALALVLVVVRAGSHKLGWGFQLQSPAFVALLAGLMVLVGLNLLGTFEVGLSLTRLGQTGGRKGGLAGSFNTGILATAVATPCTAPFMGTALGFALTRPAFESFAVFTALAGGMALPYVWLSHAPGVLKRLPRPGKWMELLRQLLAFPILATVIWLLAVFNQLTGPLAVFELLGALLVLGLAGWIYGAFQRSSGRPPLAMALAVLTLLAGGWLGVRAADSPAPSSAGTTLADEFWQPWSPQKVAELRQQGRAVFVNFTAAWCISCKANELLVFSTPEVRQAFAAHDVVALKADWTNRDEVIAQELETHGRAGVPLYLFYPPAKEGTPTTLPSVLTKGLVLDALATATP; encoded by the coding sequence ATGCCCACTTCCCTCACCAACCGCCTGTCACATCTTCTTTTTCTCGGGCTGATTGTAGCCTTGGCCCCCGCGCGCGCGCAGGGAGCGCCTCCAAAGTCGCCTCACGCGCGGGTCACGCTGTTGGCCGATCGAGCGGCCGCGAGTCCCACTGGCACGCTCGAGCTGGGCCTGCTCTTCGATCTCGACCCAGATTGGCATATCTACTGGAAAAACCCGGGCGATTCGGGCCAGGCCCCGAAGGTCACCTGGAAGGTGCCCGCCGGTTTCGCGGTGAGCACGCTGGACTGGCCCGTGCCTCAACGGATCGCCTCCGGACCGCTCATGAACTACGGCTACGGCCATCAGGCCCTCTTTCGCGCGACGCTGCACGCGCTTCCTGGCGAAGCGGAGGCCTCCAAGACCCTCGACGTCGCCGCCAACGTGCGCTTCTTGATTTGCCGTGAGGACTGCATCCCCGGCGAGGCCGACGTGGCCCTGAGCCTTCCCGTGGTGCCCGCAGGTGCCGATGCGCCCCCTTCCCCGTCCGCGCCTCTGTTTGCGCAGGCGCAAGCCGCAGCGCCCTCTTCGCTCGGCCCCGTGCAGGTCTCCGACCAGGGCACACACGTGGCGCTCGCCTTCACGCGCCCAGAAGGGGTTCCCGCGGGAACGGCTTTCGTCCTCGTGCCGGAGACCCCGCTCGTGATCGCCAACGCGGTTCCGCAAGCCCAGGAAGACAGTGGGGATACGGTTCGTGTGCTGGCCGAGAAGTCCGATCCGGCCACGCCTGTCCTGGCCTTGTCGGGCCTGCTCTTGGCTGAAACTACCCCCGCGCGGGTTTATGCGTTCGAAGGGCAGCTCATCCCGTCAGGGGCCGCCCCCGCTGCGAAACCCGTCAAGATCGGCAGCTCCGTGCCCGCCCAGCCCCCCCGGGAAGAGGAAGGCGGCACCACGCTGTGGGTGGCCCTGGGTCTTGCGTTTTTGGGGGGCATGTTGCTGAACCTGATGCCCTGCGTATTCCCGGTTTTGTCACTCAAGATCCTGGGCTTCGTCTCCCACGCCCACGATCCCAAAGAGGCACGCCGGCACGGCTGGGCTTACACCGCGGGGGTGTTCGCTTCGTTTTGGGCCTTGGCGTTGGTGCTGGTGGTGGTGCGGGCGGGCAGTCACAAGCTGGGCTGGGGGTTTCAGCTGCAGTCTCCGGCCTTCGTTGCACTCTTGGCAGGGCTGATGGTGCTCGTGGGGTTGAACCTGCTCGGCACCTTCGAGGTGGGCCTTTCCCTGACGCGGCTCGGGCAGACGGGCGGGCGCAAGGGCGGCCTGGCCGGCTCTTTCAACACAGGCATTTTGGCCACCGCGGTGGCGACGCCCTGCACGGCGCCGTTCATGGGCACGGCGCTCGGCTTTGCGCTCACCCGCCCGGCCTTCGAGTCATTCGCGGTGTTCACCGCCCTGGCCGGGGGCATGGCTTTGCCCTACGTGTGGCTCAGTCATGCGCCCGGCGTGCTCAAGCGTCTTCCGCGACCGGGCAAGTGGATGGAGCTTCTGCGCCAGCTCCTCGCATTTCCCATCCTGGCCACCGTCATTTGGCTCCTGGCCGTGTTCAACCAACTCACGGGCCCCTTGGCGGTCTTCGAGCTCTTGGGGGCCCTGCTCGTTCTGGGTCTGGCGGGGTGGATCTACGGCGCGTTTCAACGCAGCAGCGGCCGTCCCCCCCTGGCCATGGCCCTCGCCGTGCTGACCCTGCTTGCAGGGGGCTGGCTGGGCGTTCGCGCGGCGGACAGCCCGGCGCCGTCGAGCGCAGGCACAACGTTGGCCGACGAGTTTTGGCAGCCCTGGTCTCCCCAGAAAGTGGCTGAGCTGCGTCAGCAGGGCCGCGCCGTGTTCGTGAACTTCACGGCCGCGTGGTGCATCTCGTGTAAGGCCAACGAACTGCTCGTTTTTTCGACGCCCGAAGTGCGCCAGGCCTTCGCCGCGCACGATGTGGTGGCGCTCAAAGCCGACTGGACGAACCGCGACGAGGTCATCGCGCAAGAGCTCGAGACCCACGGCCGCGCTGGCGTTCCGCTTTACCTGTTTTACCCACCCGCCAAGGAAGGGACTCCCACCACCTTGCCCTCCGTGCTCACGAAGGGGCTGGTGCTCGACGCGCTCGCCACCGCCACCCCGTAA